A genomic window from Lycium barbarum isolate Lr01 chromosome 4, ASM1917538v2, whole genome shotgun sequence includes:
- the LOC132636267 gene encoding uncharacterized WD repeat-containing protein C2A9.03-like isoform X2, protein MSHQPGDDAEYMADEYEMEDMDDDMDDEIHGRDMGGSDSDVDEYDYMNNKMQDTSAAEARRGKDIQGIPWERLSITREKYRKTRLEQYKNYENIPQSGEASEKECKATTKECSFYEFRRNSRSVKSTILHFQLRNLVWATSKHDVYLMSHFSVLHWSSVTCAKNEVLNVSGHVAPREHPGSLLEGFTHTQVSTLAVKDNLLVAGGFQGELICKYLDRPGVCFCSRTTYDDNAITNAVDIYNTASGALHFIASNNDCGVRDFDMEKFQLSNHFRFPWPVNHTSLSPDGKLLIIVGDNPEGILVDPRNGKAVAPLSGHIDYSFASAWHPDGVTFATGNQDKTCRIWDLRNLSKSVTALKGNLGAIRSIRYTSDGRYMAMAEPADFIHVFDVKSGYEEEQQIDFFGEISGISFSPDTESLFIGVWDRTYGSLLEFGRRHNYSYLDTII, encoded by the exons ATGTCCCACCAACCCGGAGATGATGCTGAATATATGGCAGATGAATATGAAATGGAAGATATGGATGATGATATGGATGATGAAATCCACGGCAGAGACATGGGTGGCTCTGATTCAGATGTAGATGAGTATGATTACATG AATAATAAAATGCAAGATACCTCTGCTGCTGAGGCAAGGAGAGGCAAAGATATTCAAGGGATTCCCTGGGAAAGGCTTAGCATAACCAGGGAGAAATACAGGAAAACGAGGTTAGAGCAATATAAGAACTATGAAAATATTCCTCAATCTGGGGAGGCATCAGAGAAG GAATGCAAAGCCACAACCAAAGAGTGTTCGTTTTATGAATTCAGACGTAATTCACGATCTGTTAAATCAACCATTTTACACTTCCAG CTGAGGAACTTGGTCTGGGCAACTTCCAAGCATGATGTGTACCTTATGTCTCATTTCTCTGTCCTTCACTGGTCATCCGTGACCTGCGCCAAAAACGAAGTTCTCAACGTATCAGGGCATGTAGCACCACGTGAG CATCCTGGAAGCCTCTTAGAAGGATTTACGCATACACAAGTCAGCACTCTTGCAGTGAAAGATAACTTGCTTGTTGCTGGGGGATTTCAAGGGGAACTTATTTGCAAG TATCTTGATAGGCCCGGAGTTTGTTTCTGTTCCAGGACGACATATGATGATAATGCCATCACTAATGCTGTTGACATTTATAACACTGCCAG TGGTGCACTACATTTTATAGCTTCAAATAATGATTGTGGAGTTAGAGATTTTGATATGGAGAAATTTCAACTGTCCAACCATTTTCGTTTTCCATGGCCAGTAAAT CATACGTCGCTGAGTCCAGATGGTAAGCTTCTCATAATAGTTGGGGATAATCCTGAAGGTATATTGGTTGACCCAAGGAATGGAAAG GCTGTTGCACCTTTAAGTGGACATATAGACTACTCATTTGCATCAGCATGGCATCCTGATGGCGTAACTTTTGCAACTGGGAACCAGGATAAGACGTGCAGAATATGGGATTTACGGAACTTGTCCAAGTCAGTCACTGCGTTGAAGGGTAACCTTGGAGCTATCCGGTCAATCCGCTACACATCTGATGGCAGATATATGGCTATGGCCGAGCCTGCAGATTTCATCCATGTTTTTGATGTAAAAAGTGGGTATGAGGAGGAGCAACAAATTGATTTCTTCGGTGAGATATCCGGCATCTCTTTCAGTCCTGATACAGAGTCGCTGTTCATTGGAGTTTGGGATCGGACATATGGTAGCCTCCTTGAGTTTGGACGTCGCCACAATTATTCGTACCTTGACACAATAATTTAA
- the LOC132636267 gene encoding uncharacterized WD repeat-containing protein C2A9.03-like isoform X1 has translation MSHQPGDDAEYMADEYEMEDMDDDMDDEIHGRDMGGSDSDVDEYDYMNNKMQDTSAAEARRGKDIQGIPWERLSITREKYRKTRLEQYKNYENIPQSGEASEKECKATTKECSFYEFRRNSRSVKSTILHFQLRNLVWATSKHDVYLMSHFSVLHWSSVTCAKNEVLNVSGHVAPREKHPGSLLEGFTHTQVSTLAVKDNLLVAGGFQGELICKYLDRPGVCFCSRTTYDDNAITNAVDIYNTASGALHFIASNNDCGVRDFDMEKFQLSNHFRFPWPVNHTSLSPDGKLLIIVGDNPEGILVDPRNGKAVAPLSGHIDYSFASAWHPDGVTFATGNQDKTCRIWDLRNLSKSVTALKGNLGAIRSIRYTSDGRYMAMAEPADFIHVFDVKSGYEEEQQIDFFGEISGISFSPDTESLFIGVWDRTYGSLLEFGRRHNYSYLDTII, from the exons ATGTCCCACCAACCCGGAGATGATGCTGAATATATGGCAGATGAATATGAAATGGAAGATATGGATGATGATATGGATGATGAAATCCACGGCAGAGACATGGGTGGCTCTGATTCAGATGTAGATGAGTATGATTACATG AATAATAAAATGCAAGATACCTCTGCTGCTGAGGCAAGGAGAGGCAAAGATATTCAAGGGATTCCCTGGGAAAGGCTTAGCATAACCAGGGAGAAATACAGGAAAACGAGGTTAGAGCAATATAAGAACTATGAAAATATTCCTCAATCTGGGGAGGCATCAGAGAAG GAATGCAAAGCCACAACCAAAGAGTGTTCGTTTTATGAATTCAGACGTAATTCACGATCTGTTAAATCAACCATTTTACACTTCCAG CTGAGGAACTTGGTCTGGGCAACTTCCAAGCATGATGTGTACCTTATGTCTCATTTCTCTGTCCTTCACTGGTCATCCGTGACCTGCGCCAAAAACGAAGTTCTCAACGTATCAGGGCATGTAGCACCACGTGAG AAGCATCCTGGAAGCCTCTTAGAAGGATTTACGCATACACAAGTCAGCACTCTTGCAGTGAAAGATAACTTGCTTGTTGCTGGGGGATTTCAAGGGGAACTTATTTGCAAG TATCTTGATAGGCCCGGAGTTTGTTTCTGTTCCAGGACGACATATGATGATAATGCCATCACTAATGCTGTTGACATTTATAACACTGCCAG TGGTGCACTACATTTTATAGCTTCAAATAATGATTGTGGAGTTAGAGATTTTGATATGGAGAAATTTCAACTGTCCAACCATTTTCGTTTTCCATGGCCAGTAAAT CATACGTCGCTGAGTCCAGATGGTAAGCTTCTCATAATAGTTGGGGATAATCCTGAAGGTATATTGGTTGACCCAAGGAATGGAAAG GCTGTTGCACCTTTAAGTGGACATATAGACTACTCATTTGCATCAGCATGGCATCCTGATGGCGTAACTTTTGCAACTGGGAACCAGGATAAGACGTGCAGAATATGGGATTTACGGAACTTGTCCAAGTCAGTCACTGCGTTGAAGGGTAACCTTGGAGCTATCCGGTCAATCCGCTACACATCTGATGGCAGATATATGGCTATGGCCGAGCCTGCAGATTTCATCCATGTTTTTGATGTAAAAAGTGGGTATGAGGAGGAGCAACAAATTGATTTCTTCGGTGAGATATCCGGCATCTCTTTCAGTCCTGATACAGAGTCGCTGTTCATTGGAGTTTGGGATCGGACATATGGTAGCCTCCTTGAGTTTGGACGTCGCCACAATTATTCGTACCTTGACACAATAATTTAA
- the LOC132636268 gene encoding F-box/kelch-repeat protein At3g23880-like, whose product MKDSILPIPTLPPELITEILSRLPVKSLLRLKCVSKSFVALISSPEFIKTQLCISTNNKDYANHRLLLRYKCLLKDCSLRSVLYESVMEVSHLNYPMTNQRKTFWTVVGSVNGLICLSNEANVLCLWNSSIRKFKKFPDFITHLRVRVVYGFGYDEFYDDYKVVRCVYYDGSWPRVDVKIYSLKDDSWRSICYAPPDGVRLWGSGKFVNGKLHWANNTGPVRDKGWNIISIDLADDKWEKVEQPCCGEEEGVLVLGVLGNNLSVISKDNHLRTHIDVWVMKEYGVKESWTKMFTVKCPHSPASSVFKALFLVSNKDEILLMFGQNFLLYNLKDGSINYPKFNKFVSGVVKAIYVESLVSPVLQHEPRTQYE is encoded by the coding sequence ATGAAAGATTCAATATTGCCAATCCCTACCCTTCCACCAGAACTTATCACTGAAATTCTCTCGAGGCTTCCAGTGAAATCCCTCTTACGACTCAAGTGTGTTTCAAAATCTTTTGTCGCTTTAATCTCTAGCCCTGAATTTATCAAGACCCAGCTTTGTATATCCACTAATAACAAAGACTACGCCAACCATAGGCTCTTGCTTAGGTATAAATGCCTTTTGAAGGACTGTTCTCTTAGGTCTGTACTTTATGAGTCTGTTATGGAAGTTTCACACTTGAATTATCCCATGACAAACCAGCGTAAAACTTTTTGGACTGTTGTGGGTTCTGTGAATGGATTGATTTGTCTTTCCAATGAGGCAAATGTCTTGTGTTTATGGAATTCATCgattagaaaattcaagaaattcCCTGATTTTATAACTCATTTGAGGGTCCGTGTCGTATATGGTTTTGGATATGATGAGTTCTATGATGATTATAAGGTGGTGCGTTGTGTTTACTATGATGGCAGTTGGCCTAGAGTCGATGTCAAAATATATAGTCTAAAGGATGATTCTTGGAGAAGCATTTGTTATGCTCCTCCGGATGGGGTGCGATTATGGGGTTCCGGTAAGTTTGTGAATGGAAAGCTTCATTGGGCTAATAATACTGGTCCTGTTCGGGATAAGGGTTGGAATATTATTTCTATTGATTTGGCTGATGATAAATGGGAAAAGGTTGAGCAACCATGCTGTGGAGAAGAAGAAGGTGTTTTGGTGCTGGGAGTGTTGGGAAATAATCTTTCTGTGATAAGTAAGGATAATCATCTGAGAACCCAcatagatgtgtgggttatgaAGGAGTATGGGGTTAAAGAATCTTGGACAAAGATGTTTACCGTCAAGTGTCCTCATAGTCCTGCGTCGTCGGTGTTTAAGGCTCTCTTTTTAGtttcaaataaagatgaaatttTGCTTATGTTTGGACAAAATTTCCTGTTGTACAATCTGAAGGATGGATCAATCAATTATCCAAAATTTAATAAGTTTGTATCTGGTGTTGTGAAGGCAATTTACGTAGAAAGCCTCGTTTCTCCTGTTTTACAACACGAACCAAGGACACAATATGAATGA